In Aspergillus oryzae RIB40 DNA, chromosome 6, one genomic interval encodes:
- a CDS encoding fungal specific transcription factor domain-containing protein (predicted protein) produces MKRSSETAFTPDVEPEDAVGSEEPAIHAPLRVDHARSIWTSPFTLPSKTIKNTHRNKRSWIWLAPSSMWSFTARLTLMMTERLNLESHSAPNLIDRDIYLLHWRPAPPDDQPDIHGLPSLDHALYLLNTVMFYMGQNYFLFEKKTFLAHLHEFYYGDALSKAMEYKLWFVQYLLVLAFGSAFVIQPTKNTREPPGAKYFIRAMSLMPEHSTLWKDSLLAIEVLGLAGLYLYSIDHRESAHVYLGQAIRIAQLEGMHTQLPEEELGIDTVTRCHNLWWTLYLMDRHFSASLGLPMITQDNDITTLTDPPTASSRNATLSLRVRLSQMLSFILSSIYKTEETQLGIFLEQTRSVLHTMAGLAQEIESAVSIQLQKPLHRVPRETRLIMLIYHQCVIVATRPLLLSVLKERLEKLGHGEEDWQSLLVATVALIATGIKSAAKTLQLLTDEDDLLEAFLPFDLEYTYGAAIHLMMAHTLFPGAVEDCSLNQVYSILDGMIYKGNQVAAARKAELTHLEYLFQELATRIEQCGLQTLTLHSLPQDEHAVESSSHQLENHLLPVPEPTLPMDGDPELLPSDLRPTASNMECLDSLGISSYEFFSIVAQIGHHESYSLLDPRET; encoded by the exons ATGAAGCGGTCTTCCGAGACTGCGTTTACCCCGGATGTCGAACCCGAAG ACGCTGTAGGGTCTGAAGAGCCCGCGATCCACGCACCACTGAGGGTCGACCATGCGCGCAGTATCTGGACCAGTCCGTTTACCTTGCCGTCTAAAACGATCAAGAATACCCACCGCAATAAGCGGAGTTGGA TTTGGCTGGCTCCCTCATCCATGTGGTCCTTCACAGCTCGACTGACGCTGATGATGACTGAGAGGCTCAACTTAGAATCGCACAGCGCCCCGAATCTCATCGACCGAGACATCTATCTCCTGCATTGGCGACCCGCACCGCCGGACGACCAGCCTGATATCCATGGGCTACCTTCGCTGGACCATGCGCTCTACTTGTTGAACACTGTGATGTTCTACATGGGACAaaactatttccttttcgaaaAGAAGACCTTCCTAGCCCATCTCCACGAATTCTACTACGGCGATGCCCTCTCAAAGGCCATGGAGTATAAGTTATGGTTCGTCCAATACCTCCTAGTGTTGGCATTCGGGAGCGCCTTCGTAATACAGCCCACCAAAAACACCAGGGAACCCCCGGGAGCAAAATACTTCATTCGCGCAATGTCCCTCATGCCGGAACATTCGACCTTGTGGAAGGACAGTCTGCTAGCCATTGAAGTGCTGGGACTTGCAGGACTGTACTTGTATTCTATTGATCATCGAGAGTCCGCCCACGTATAT CTTGGTCAAGCCATACGCATCGCACAATTAGAGGGGATGCATACCCAACTGCCAGAGGAGGAGCTCGGAATCGACACGGTGACCCGCTGCCATAACCTGTGGTGGACTCTCTACCTCATGGATCGCCATTTCTCGGCATCGCTGGGGCTACCGATGATTACCCAGGATAACGATATTACGACCTTGACCGATCCACCAACGGCGTCATCGCGCAATGCAACGCTCAGTCTTCGTGTCCGATTGTCGCAAATGCTCtcattcattctttcct CAATTTATAAGACCGAGGAAACTCAACTCGGCATCTTCTTGGAGCAGACGAGGTCGGTCCTACACACCATGGCTGGGCTGGCCCAGGAAATTGAAAGTGCAGTGTCGATACAGCTCCAGAAGCCCCTTCACCGGGTTCCCAGAGAGACACGCCTTATCATGTTAATATATCACCAG TGTGTCATTGTTGCCACGCGTCCGTTACTATTGTCCGTTCTCAAAGAACGACTAGAGAAGCTGGGACACGGTGAAGAAGACTGGCAGAGCTTACTCGTTGCCACAGTGGCCCTGATCGCAACCGGAATCAAGTCAGCTGCAAAGACATTACAACTATTAACCGACGAGGATGATCTCTTGG AGGCGTTCCTACCCTTCGACCTAGAATACACATACGGAGCTGCAATCCACCTAATGATGGCCCATACCCTCTTCCCAGGAGCCGTAGAAGACTGTTCCCTCAACCAGGTATACTCCATCCTAGACGGAATGATCTACAAAGGGAACCAGGTAGCAGCCGCACGAAAAGCCGAATTGACGCATCTCGAGTACCTGTTCCAGGAACTGGCCACGCGGATTGAGCAGTGCGGCTTACAGACTCTCACTCTACACAGCTTACCACAGGATGAACATGCGGTTGAAAGTTCCTCACACCAGCTGGAGAATCACTTATTACCGGTCCCTGAACCCACTCTGCCGATGGATGGGGACCCGGAGCTATTACCCTCGGATCTGCGACCGACGGCTAGTAATATGGAATGTCTGGATAGTTTGGGCATTTCATCTTATGAGTTCTTTTCTATTGTTGCGCAGATTGGGCATCATGAGTCTTATAGTCTGCTGGATCCTAGAGAGACATAG
- a CDS encoding uncharacterized protein (predicted protein) — MDILPNELILLVGEYINDDVFSKLALSKCSRRLQWLFDPTTVYSSIHISSIGTREVELIQYLWHRPDLAQLVHDANFGFARGFHPDYPSLTKACSPRWNSTIEHIVDDICESEREKASWNMRLRQLCEDAWLGVLLSRLNNLKSITLGYGDNQWLLTSILDKALLGRRPFSTATPFPLLQKVTLINYQGQFKYNPHFALGWFHLPAVRTIEGVNMWDSSGGMDVGTSNISRLIDRVSSVTEVVLSPAFFCRGMGDWIAACPKLEHFKVDIGVISDAPSSYIFDPREFRQGLAPRKKTLKALSIEFHNSYRRFRAKHRTMEVQHYLGRDDLPFGSFREFIVLEHLSMRHANLMRLPGVNIRDSHDAAPQCLVDLLPTSLKSLEITDVVQAFILGLISELRLLVRQHTTIIPQFKRIVLHLQEGELELAMLLIDDLKSECERMGIRLMVIGRSI, encoded by the coding sequence ATGGATATACTGCCGAATGAGCTGATATTATTAGTTGGAGAATACATCAACGATGATGTGTTCTCGAAACTAGCCTTGAGCAAATGCTCTCGCAGGCTTCAGTGGCTGTTTGACCCCACTACGGTCTATTCATCCATTCACATTTCCTCCATCGGGACCAGAGAAGTTGAACTCATCCAGTATTTGTGGCATCGTCCTGACCTAGCACAACTCGTCCATGATGCCAATTTTGGCTTCGCACGGGGTTTTCATCCGGATTATCCGTCCCTGACTAAGGCTTGTAGCCCGCGGTGGAATTCGACAATTGAACATATCGTTGATGATATATGTGAATCGGAACGCGAGAAAGCTTCGTGGAATATGCGGCTACGACAATTATGCGAAGATGCCTGGCTTGGTGTACTCCTCAGTCGCTTGAATAACCTGAAGAGCATCACGCTTGGCTATGGGGATAATCAATGGTTATTGACTAGTATCTTGGACAAAGCGTTGTTGGGCCGACGGCCGTTTAGCACGGCTACTCCGTTCCCATTGCTACAAAAGGTCACTCTCATAAATTACCAAGGCCAGTTCAAATATAATCCACATTTTGCACTGGGCTGGTTTCATCTGCCGGCTGTTCGTACGATCGAGGGCGTCAATATGTGGGACTCTTCTGGTGGAATGGACGTCGGAACGTCGAATATCTCCCGCTTGATAGACCGCGTGAGTTCGGTCACTGAAGTTGTGTTGTCACCGGCCTTCTTTTGTCGCGGCATGGGCGATTGGATCGCAGCATGCCCCAAGCTCGAGCATTTCAAGGTCGACATTGGTGTAATATCTGATGCACCCTCCTCTTATATCTTCGATCCTAGAGAATTCCGCCAGGGTCTTGCCCCTCGCAAGAAAACCCTCAAAGCTCTCTCTATCGAGTTTCACAATTCATACCGCCGATTCCGTGCCAAGCACAGGACTATGGAAGTACAACACTATCTTGGACGTGATGATCTTCCGTTCGGCTCTTTCAGGGAGTTCATTGTTTTGGAACACCTGTCCATGAGGCATGCCAACCTCATGCGACTCCCAGGTGTAAATATCAGGGACAGCCACGACGCTGCTCCACAATGCCTAGTTGACTTGCTGCCGACGTCTCTCAAGTCCCTCGAGATCACCGACGTTGTGCAGGCGTTTATCCTCGGCCTAATCTCTGAGTTGAGGTTGTTAGTTAGACAGCACACCACTATCATACCTCAATTCAAACGTATTGTGCTCCACTTGCAGGAGGGGGAATTGGAACTGGCCATGCTTCTAATCGACGATCTTAAATCGGAATGCGAACGCATGGGCATTCGCCTGATGGTCATAGGACGGTCCATCTAG
- a CDS encoding type I glyceraldehyde-3-phosphate dehydrogenase (glyceraldehyde 3-phosphate dehydrogenase), with translation MAPSISDFPHSVASTQPSVCKVGINGFGRIGRNVLRASLNRTDLQIVAINHTCNTVQDLIYLIRYDSCMGKLSDDISIHALSDTLITINGRQIVLTSERDLQKLNWSAVGVDYVVECTGKFTKRDLALQHVTYGHAKRVVISAPSSDSPTYVYGVNSDNYRADEDRRVVSCASCTTNCVTPVLKVLHQQFGIVQGLLTTVHAATQSQQVLDGYSKKNRRLGRSVFDNIIPTTTGAAKAIATVLPELTGKVTGVSIRVPAPNVSMIDLTVTTEQPTSLAEIMAAFRRAAKTSLAGVLYVSDEELVSSDYKGNPNSAVVDAPACTELNPQFFKIMAWYDNEWGYSNRLLDLTAHVALQEQ, from the exons ATGGCTCCCTCAATCAGTGACTTCCCTCACAGTGTGGCCTCTACCCAGCCTTCTGTTTGTAAGGTCGGCATCAACGGGTTCGGCCGTATAG GTCGGAACGTCTTACGTGCCTCCCTTAACAGAACAGACCTCCAAATTGTCGCCATCAATCACACATGTAATACCGTGCAAGACCTCATCTACCTCATCCGCTATGACTCCTGCATGGGCAAACTATCAGACGACATCTCTATCCACGCCCTCTCAGACACCCTAATCACCATCAACGGTCGCCAGATCGTCCTCACCTCCGAACGTGACCTCCAAAAACTCAACTGGAGTGCTGTCGGTGTTGACTATGTTGTCGAATGCACCGGCAAGTTCACAAAACGTGATCTAGCCCTGCAGCACGTTACCTACGGCCACGCCAAGCGGGTCGTCATTTCCGCCCCCAGCTCCGACTCCCCAACATATGTATATGGGGTCAACTCAGATAACTACAGGGCCGATGAAGACCGACGAGTGGTTTCTTGTGCGAGTTGTACCACAAACTGCGTTACCCCGGTGTTGAAGGTGCTACACCAGCAATTCGGAATCGTGCAGGGACTCCTGACTACGGTTCATGCGGCGACCCAATCTCAGCAGGTTCTGGATGGGTATAGCAAGAAGAACCGTCGCCTGG GCCGCAGTGTCTTCGATAACATCATCCCCACTACTACCGGTGCCGCAAAGGCCATTGCTACTGTCCTGCCCGAACTGACAGGCAAGGTAACTGGAGTGTCGATCCGTGTACCAGC TCCCAACGTCTCCATGATCGACTTGACCGTAACCACAGAACAGCCCACATCATTGGCTGAGATAATGGCCGCCTTCCGCCGCGCAGCCAAGACTAGTCTTGCGGGAGTCCTCTATGTCAGTGACGAGGAGCTTGTCAGTAGCGACTATAAGGGAAACCCAAACAGTGCCGTTGTGGACGCCCCTGCTTGTACAGAGTTGAATCCTCAG TTCTTCAAGATCATGGCGTGGTATGATAACGAATGGGGATATTCGAACCGACTCTTGGATTTGACTGCACATGTGGCCTTGCAGGAACAATAG
- a CDS encoding uncharacterized protein (permease of the major facilitator superfamily) has product MKSHSPPEGGKAQSTYIEDVHSLKHADEKAQGDYAGATAKTDPREIRLVRKLDMRIMPILWAMYFMNFIDRNAVPNARLNNLEKDLGLVGTQYNTCISILFVGYLLMQIPSNMLMSSKKVRPSLYMSVCMGSWAVVSACTALTKNYVGLVMVRFFLGITEAPFYPGALFLLSVFYTRKEIALRISILYSGNIIATGVAGLVAAATFSTLDKTHGLAGWQWLFIIEGAVTFGIAILGLFMLPDHPLTTRWLTPEERQLAHDRILKDTVNSEESKGPIAGLKQAFRDPRLFLLAFMQNMHLSSCSFNNFFPTVVGSLGYNSTITLVLTCPPYIATCLASIVIGITSGRYNERTWHITGCIGAAAIGFIISCATLNTAARYISCFLFASGAYAANSVILGWVSATLGQTPEKKAASLSFVNVVANASYIYTAYLYPKSDGPRYLTAMASNAAFSVAVIVSAWVLRFWLQNTNRKIRQGILPGADEGLLSRSCFDHHNYKL; this is encoded by the exons ATGAAGTCCCACAGCCCTCCTGAAGGCGGAAAAGCACAAAGTACCTATATTGAGGATGTGCACTCTCTCAAGCACGCCGACGAGAAGGCACAGGGAGATTACGCCGGTGCCACGGCCAAGACAGATCCCAGGGAGATTCGTCTTGTTCGAAAATTGGACATGCGAATCATGCCCATTTTGTGGGCGATGTATTTCATGAATTTT ATTGACCGCAATGCTGTTCCGAATGCGCGCCTGAATAACCTCGAGAAGGATCTTGGTCTTGTCGGGACCCAGTATAACACTTGTATTTCGATTTTATTTGTGGG GTACCTGTTGATGCAAATTCCCTCCAACATGCTCATGTCCTCCAAGAAGGTCCGACCGTCCCTGTACATGAGTGTTTGCATGGGTAGCTGGGCAGTTGTCTCGGCTTGTACGGCTTTGACGAAGAACTATGTCGGGCTGGTGATGGTCAGGTTCTTCCTGGGTATCACCGAAGCCCCTTTCTACCCCGgtgctctcttcctcttatCCGTCTTCTACACCCGCAAAGAAATCGCTCTCCGGATCTCGATTTTATATTCGGGCAATATCATCGCAACAGGAGTGGCAGGTCTCGTCGCGGCagcaaccttctccaccttgGACAAGACACACGGTCTAGCAGGTTGGCAATGGCTCTTCATAATCGAAGGCGCAGTCACATTCGGAATCGCCATACTCGGCCTCTTCATGCTCCCCGATCACCCACTCACCACGCGATGGCTCACTCCCGAAGAACGCCAACTAGCCCATGACCGCATACTCAAGGATACAGTCAACAGCGAAGAATCCAAGGGCCCCATTGCCGGCCTGAAGCAAGCCTTCCGCGACCCACGGCTGTTCCTGCTAGCCTTCATGCAAAACATGCACCTGAGTTCCTGCAGCTTCAACAACTTCTTCCCGACCGTAGTGGGAAGTCTCGGCTACAACAGTACAATCACACTCGTTCTCACATGTCCGCCATATATCGCTACATGTCTCGCCAGTATCGTGATAGGCATCACCTCCGGTCGGTATAACGAGCGCACCTGGCACATCACCGGCTGCATCGGCGCTGCAGCCATCGGGTTCATTATATCCTGCGCGACGTTGAACACAGCTGCCAGATATATCTCGTGCTTCTTGTTCGCGAGTGGTGCGTATGCGGCGAATTCGGTCATTCTGGGTTGGGTCTCGGCGACGTTGGGACAGAcgccggaaaagaaagcggcGTCCCTCTCTTTCGTTAATGTTGTTGCGAATGCGTCGTATATTTACACCGCGTATCTCTATCCAAAAAGCGACGGGCCTCGCTATCTGACTGCCATGGCGTCAAATGCGGCCTTCAGTGTTGCTGTTATAGTTAGTGCGTGGGTCTTGAGGTTCTGGTTGCAGAACACGAATaggaagataaggcaaggtaTTCTTCCAGGTGCCGATGAGGGCCTGCT ATCTCGATCCTGTTTTGATCACCATAATTATAAATTATAA
- a CDS encoding 2-keto-4-pentenoate hydratase (2-keto-4-pentenoate hydratase) produces the protein MAAKETELQEVSLALRTARANKTPIPTPSKTWPTLDAEDGFKVQQINTEHAVKNGDRLVGYKLGNIAKVMQDAFRLDHPDYGFLLASTFVYESTTVHLKDYIKPYVELEPAFVLHKPLKGPNVTVADVINAIDYAIPAIEIIDSRVQNWEIGLADTLADNGSTGAVILGGTPRKLTELTLRDTRGTLRFNDKQVMDGNTANVLGNPISAVAWLVNRLAAYDIEFLPGQVILPGSCLQAVPMTEAGHWNCTFEGWGSVEFDVV, from the coding sequence atgGCCGCCAAAGAAACCGAACTCCAAGAGGTCTCCCTCGCCCTGCGCACCGCACGGGCAAACaaaaccccaatcccaaccccCAGCAAAACCTGGCCCACCCTCGACGCCGAAGACGGGTTCAAGGTCCAACAAATCAACACCGAGCACGCAGTCAAGAACGGCGACCGTCTAGTGGGCTACAAGCTCGGCAACATCGCCAAAGTAATGCAAGACGCCTTCAGGCTCGACCACCCAGACTACGGGTTCCTGCTCGCCAGCACCTTCGTCTACGAAAGTACCACCGTCCACCTGAAAGACTACATCAAGCCCTACGTCGAACTGGAACCGGCATTCGTTCTTCACAAACCACTCAAGGGTCCTAATGTCACAGTCGCGGACGTGATTAACGCCATCGACTACGCTATCCCCGCCATCGAGATCATCGATTCCCGGGTGCAGAACTGGGAGATTGGACTTGCGGATACGCTAGCTGATAATGGGTCTACGGGTGCTGTTATCCTCGGTGGAACTCCGAGGAAGTTGACTGAGCTTACGCTAAGGGATACAAGGGGTACGTTGCGGTTTAATGATAAGCAGGTTATGGATGGGAATACGGCCAATGTACTTGGGAATCCTATCTCGGCGGTGGCGTGGTTGGTCAATCGGTTGGCGGCTTATGATATTGAGTTTCTGCCGGGGCAGGTTATTCTTCCTGGGAGTTGTTTGCAGGCTGTGCCTATGACGGAGGCTGGGCATTGGAATTGTACTTTTGAGGGGTGGGGGAGTGTTGAGTTTGATGTTGTGTAG
- a CDS encoding uncharacterized protein (predicted protein), with product MDRLSERSIFNVTIDDMQDHSPKKEEVWEEVTHYAVFGEISEEGPNYRNVYTLVETDQWLGMVPGVIVLCAVAAITTWSAYVVGTFKLRHREIYGIDDAGALILGPIGRVILATAFCLCRCLNHG from the exons ATGGATCGTCTGTCTGAACGAAGTATATTCAATGTCACCATTGACGACATGCAGGATCATtctccgaagaaggaagaagtttGGGAGGAGGTAACACATTATGCTGTCTTTGGAGAAATATCTGAGGAGGGCCCCAATTATCGTAAT GTGTACACACTCGTCGAAACTGATCAGTGGCTAG GCATGGTCCCTGGTGTAATTGTTCTATGTGCCGTTGCTGCTATCACCACATGGTCTGCCTACGTTGTTGGCACGTTTAAGCTTCGCCACCGTGAGATATATGGAATCGATGATGCAGGAGCTTTAATACTTGGTCCAATCGGGCGTGTTATTCTTGCAACTGCATTCTGTCTCTGTAGGTGTCTCaatcatggatga
- a CDS encoding fungal specific transcription factor domain-containing protein (predicted protein) produces MSMDSHTLPLFPWDLRLSKIKSEAYEALYSAGAQRKSDSEILSSIRTLDEALEQWRVSLHPDFRPTLSFSQEMPVCANLNTQAVMLRLAYYHCVTMIHQASERGRLSDDCNEGRLSGINTSTSLAINAGTSTLSYLQTVLPVVEGECFW; encoded by the coding sequence ATGTCGATGGACAGCCACACTCTCCCCCTTTTCCCTTGGGATCTTCGACTCTCCAAGATCAAGTCTGAAGCATACGAAGCTCTTTACTCTGCTGGCGCTCAACGCAAATCAGACTCGGAAATCCTCTCAAGTATTCGGACTCTTGACGAAGCACTAGAGCAGTGGAGGGTATCATTACACCCTGACTTCCGGCCAACATTATCGTTCTCTCAGGAAATGCCGGTTTGTGCGAACTTGAACACGCAGGCGGTGATGTTGCGACTTGCGTACTATCATTGCGTTACTATGATCCACCAAGCCAGTGAAAGAGGGAGACTGTCCGACGATTGCAACGAAGGTCGGCTTAGTGGGATAAATACCAGTACCAGCCTGGCCATTAATGCAGGCACGTCAACGCTGTCCTATCTTCAGACAGTATTGCCGGTAGTGGAGGGTGAATGCTTCTGGTAA
- a CDS encoding uncharacterized protein (predicted protein), whose amino-acid sequence MAPAALLSPEPPVVIGPATKKATRPSSALPQSLIDGARIAKKDTFNAAKHLNFQAPKRIYTMEEIGLEGQGISPHAGSEPFSLFNEEAIKQMRAEIFSDEVLADCQYSSTFNKHMVRGMGPARAPFTYAAWNDPEVLRRISEVAGIDLIPSIDFEIANINISVNSNPQPVPEQQVPSNEELPAVAWHYDSFPFVCVTMLSDCTGMVGGETALRTPSGDIMKVRGPAMGRYIEHQALKALGGRERISMVTCFRPKDPMVRDETVLVGVRGISDLSELYTQYTEYRLELLEERLRLKQKEERRRVVAKRPFDIADIRQFLKEQKAFLESMLEEIIEVD is encoded by the exons atggcACCTGCAGCACTCCTCTCCCCTGAGCCGCCCGTTGTCATCGGGCCGGCCACCAAGAAGGCCACACGGCCTTCCAGCGCCCTTCCCCAGTCACTTATCGACGGGGCTCGGATCGCTAAGAAGGACACATTCAACGCCGCGAAGCATCTTAACTTCCAGGCCCCGAAGCGCATCTACActatggaggagatcggCCTGGAAGGGCAGGGCATTTCCCCTCACGCCGGCTCGGAgcccttctcccttttcaaTGAAGAGGCCATTAAGCAGATGAGGGCAGAGATCTTCAGTGACGAAGTCCTGGCTGACTGCCAGTATTCTTCGACTTTTAACAAGCACATGGTCCGCGGCATGGGCCCAGC TCGCGCACCCTTCACCTACGCTGCATGGAACGACCCTGAAGTTCTCCGCCGTATCTCCGAGGTCGCCGGCATCGACCTCATCCCGTCCATCGACTTTGAAATCGCCAACATTAACATCTCCGTCAACAGTAACCCCCAGCCCGTACCGGAACAGCAGGTCCCGTCCAACGAGGAGCTGCCAGCAGTTGCTTGGCACTATGACAGCTTTCCCTTTGTCTGTGTGACTATGCTTTCCGACTGCACTGgcatggttggtggtgaaACTGCTTTGCGCACACCTTCGGGTGATATCATGAAAGTCCGCGGCCCAGCAATG GGACGGTACATCGAGCATCAGGCGCTTAAGGCACTCGGCGGCCGTGAGAGAATTAGCATGGTCACTTGTTTCCGCCCCAAGGATCCTATGGTCCGCGATGAGACTGTCCTGGTCGGCGTGCGTGGTATCAGCGACCTTTCCGAGCTCTACACTCAATACACTGAGTACCGCTTGGAGCTGTTGGAGGAGCGTCTTCGCCTCAAGCAGAAGGAGGAGCGTCGCCGTGTCGTGGCCAAGAGGCCATTCGACATTGCTGATATCCGGCAGTTCTTGAAGGAACAGAAGGCATTCCTGGAGTCCATGCTGGAGGAAATCATTGAGGTCGATTAG
- a CDS encoding cytochrome P450 (predicted protein) gives MELPIRYCLGISLAVAGVAFCLYQMFFHPLAKYPGPTLAKFTAARAAYCAWKDDVHLDIWLCRKKYGPIIRYVPNHLCFDTVTGLKDIYLSGKDLRKDKIMGKASFVPNLLTIMDRKEHARHRRLIGIGFSQSAMKSVNERLLHHVKSFYHVAYNAGLPDEANGWSHPLTMSDLCSYLTFNVMADFIYGKSYDLIHCPDYRHLLEHIEESNLRTGVLLYCPQLYIGRLDRKLFPRASTGNKTIHSFINQIIQERKSENGVGQSIYEQLGTQRKSTDHPLTPEEIRSEAMLLTIAGNDTTSTALCAALFYLGKNLHAYEKLAAEIRTKFSVVDGIGQDETLRNCHYLHACTYESLRMSPPVGSSMWREVGPGGTSIDGEFIPCGYGVGTGIYSIHHNPKYFPRPHDFIPERWLSEKDGFICKEQADIPFAAYILFSAGTRACLGRHLAITELLTTIAALVLLYDFRISHTENGELGCGHALGRHGRTNPGEFQLYHRVTSGKEGPILQLRPRKGN, from the exons ATGGAACTACCGATCAGGTATTGCTTGGGTATATCTCTGGCAGTGGCA GGCGTGGCATTTTGTCTTTATCAAATGTTCTTTCACCCATTGGCCAAATACCCTGGCCCAACACTTGCCAAGTTTACAGCAGCTAGAGCTGCATACTGTGCCTGGAAGGATGATGTACACTTGGATATATGGCTCTGTCGCAAGAAATATG GGCCCATAATTCGCTATGTACCAAACCATCTCTGCTTCGACACCGTGACTGGACTAAAAG ATATTTACCTCTCCGGCAAAGATCTCAGAAAGGACAAGATCATGGGCAAAGCATCTTTCGTCCCTAATCTACTCACGATTATGGATAGGAAGGAGCATGCTCGTCATAGGCGGCTGATTGGCATAGGATTCTCTCAgtcggcgatgaagagcGTCAATGAACGCCTCTTGCACCACGTAAAGAGTTTCTACCATGTTGCCTACAATGCCGGCTTGCCGGATGAAGCTAACGGCTGGTCGCATCCTTTAACGATGTCAGATTTGTGTAGCTACTTAACCTTCAACGTGATGGCCGACTTCATCTACGGCAAGTCATACGATCTCATCCATTGCCCAGACTATCGACACCTGCTTGAGCATATCGAGGAATCCAACCTCCGAACAGGCGTGTTGCTCTACTGTCCACAGTTATATATAGGCCGCCTGGACCGAAAGCTTTTTCCGAGGGCCTCCACGGGAAATAAAACAATTCATTCTTTCATTAACCAAATTATACAAGAGAGAAAGTCTGAAAATGGCGTGGGGCAGAGTATATATGAGCAGCTGGGCACCCAGCGCAAAAGCACAGATCACCCACTTACTCCTGAAGAGATCCGCAGCGAAGCGATGTTGCTGACCATCGCTG GGAATGATACCACCTCTACTGCACTATGTGCAGCGCTTTTCTATCTCGGAAAAAACCTTCATGCATATGAAAAGCTAGCGGCCGAGATAAGGACCAAGTTTAGCGTAGTAGATGGAATTGGCCAAGACGAAACACTACGGAACTGCCACTACCTCCACGCCTGTACCTATGAAAGCCTGCGGATGTCACCACCTGTGGGGTCGAGTATGTGGAGGGAGGTTGGACCAGGGGGCACGAGTATCGACGGCGAATTCATACCCTGTGGCTACGGAGTTGGGACAGGTATCTACAGCATCCACCATAACCCGAAATACTTTCCTCGGCCGCACGACTTTATACCGGAGCGATGGTTGTCCGAGAAAGACGGCTTCATCTGCAAAGAACAAGCGGACATCCCCTTCGCGGcgtatattcttttctctgctgGAACACGCGCCTGTCTTGGTCGCCATCTTGCAATTACAGAGCTTCTAACCACGATAGCGGCACTCGTCTTGCTATATGACTTCCGGATATCCCACACAGAGAATGGCGAGCTGGGCTGCGGGCATGCGCTCGGCAGGCATGGACGAACAAATCCAGGAGAGTTTCAACTGTATCATCGGGTTACAAGTGGAAAGGAGGGTCCTATACTTCAACTGCGACCTCGGAAAGGCAATTAA
- a CDS encoding alpha-ketoglutarate dehydrogenase subunit KGD4 (predicted protein) gives MHPTIILQNAARAPRIRALGQHFVTRSAGQPSRLPSMSSTRSSYDSFAAYRSRAYEHGPLHQASLVRALANSRSAASEKSLNSRGGCIDHGDLSSQTHHLPWTEAEIDAIESGGASLLS, from the exons ATGCACCCTACCATTATTCTCCAAAACGCTGCTCGGGCTCCTCGTATCCGAGCTCTTGGCCAGCATTTTGTCACCC GCTCGGCTGGCCAACCCTCTCGGCTTCCCTCCATGTCCTCCACAAGGAGCTCATATGACTCTTTCGCCGCCTACCGCTCTAGGGCCTATGAGCATGGCCCGCTTCACCAGGCATCTCTCGTGCGCGCCTTAGCTAATTCACGCTCTGCTGCCTCTGAGAAGTCCCTCAACTCCAGGGGCGGATGCATCGACCATGGCGATCTCTCCTCACAGACTCACCACCTTCCATGGACAGAAGCAGAAATTGACGCTATAGAATCTGGCGGTGCTAGCCTCCTCTCCTAA